A genomic window from Methanobacterium sp. BRmetb2 includes:
- a CDS encoding ATP phosphoribosyltransferase: protein MEKIVLGLPKGSLNNVNRGNTYQLFVDAGYEVKGYEPGNESYEITIANDPEIKAFLTRPQSAPVELNRQMIDIAIVGEDWVMEESVNYKKDQIVKMGDLDYGQTRLIVAVPQEDPYDSLTEFFKANKNREKPILCFTEYPNLTRQHIMANPGYQEVFGDSIPVVQVRGLIDGENQQVQIINSDGATEVYIAKGADLIVDNTQTGSSLKKAGLKILETIMESSAGLYAGPSCVNKKMKKAQMIYEQLFGATTARTFFDVKFNISNQNMEEVKDFLLSNKFCSDEPTIVSGNSFSQVNVLIPKNRFPQMLRGIKGLGASAVVREDVKQYVK, encoded by the coding sequence ATGGAGAAGATAGTACTAGGACTGCCAAAAGGGAGCTTAAATAACGTCAACAGAGGAAATACTTATCAATTATTCGTGGATGCTGGTTATGAAGTTAAAGGATACGAGCCAGGTAATGAATCTTATGAAATTACCATAGCAAACGATCCAGAAATTAAAGCATTCCTAACAAGGCCTCAAAGTGCTCCTGTAGAATTGAATCGTCAAATGATAGACATAGCCATAGTAGGTGAAGACTGGGTTATGGAAGAATCTGTAAACTATAAAAAGGATCAGATAGTAAAAATGGGAGACTTGGATTATGGGCAAACCCGGCTGATTGTGGCTGTTCCCCAGGAAGACCCTTACGATTCGCTGACTGAATTTTTCAAAGCTAATAAAAACCGTGAAAAACCAATATTGTGCTTTACCGAGTATCCAAACTTAACCCGACAACACATTATGGCCAACCCAGGATACCAGGAAGTTTTTGGTGACAGCATTCCTGTGGTCCAGGTTCGAGGTTTAATTGATGGAGAAAATCAACAGGTACAGATAATAAATTCCGACGGTGCCACCGAGGTCTACATTGCCAAAGGTGCTGATCTAATCGTAGATAACACCCAGACAGGGAGCAGTTTGAAGAAAGCAGGATTAAAGATACTGGAAACTATCATGGAATCCAGTGCCGGCTTATATGCTGGGCCCAGCTGTGTAAATAAGAAAATGAAAAAGGCGCAGATGATCTACGAACAATTGTTCGGGGCCACCACAGCTAGAACCTTTTTTGATGTTAAATTCAATATATCCAATCAGAACATGGAAGAAGTTAAAGACTTCCTGCTATCTAACAAGTTCTGCTCGGATGAGCCAACCATTGTTTCAGGGAATAGTTTTTCACAGGTAAATGTTCTAATTCCAAAAAATAGATTCCCCCAAATGTTAAGGGGAATTAAAGGTTTAGGTGCCTCAGCAGTGGTTAGAGAAGATGTTAAGCAGTATGTGAAATAG
- a CDS encoding thioester oxidase: protein MKDSKKVYQKYRYFLKDSIRKTIDFSQTDQNRGITAPPLEKPYPKDAEKVNLIIEDWETRYDYSLAEAIKNRKSQRSFTKTEISLEELSFLLWATQGVRQVAGPYAFRNVPSAGCRHALETYLAVFNVEHLDMGVYRYLPLTHQLLLEFRKEDLRNEMITATFGQRFAGESAVTFIWTAIPYRMEWRYGLDSHKVIAMDAGHVGQNMYLTCEAIGAGTCTIGAYDQEYLDELLGVDGEDEFAIYLAAVGKKD from the coding sequence ATGAAAGATAGTAAAAAAGTTTATCAGAAGTATAGATACTTCCTAAAGGATAGTATCAGAAAAACCATTGATTTTTCCCAAACTGATCAAAACAGGGGTATCACAGCCCCGCCCTTAGAAAAACCTTATCCAAAAGACGCTGAAAAGGTAAATCTAATTATAGAAGATTGGGAAACTAGATATGATTACAGCCTGGCAGAGGCTATAAAAAATAGGAAGAGCCAACGTTCATTTACTAAAACTGAAATTTCACTAGAGGAACTTTCATTTCTTTTGTGGGCCACCCAGGGAGTCAGACAGGTAGCAGGACCCTACGCATTTCGTAATGTACCATCTGCGGGATGTCGACATGCTCTGGAGACTTATCTAGCAGTATTCAACGTGGAACATTTGGATATGGGTGTTTATCGATATCTGCCCTTAACTCATCAGTTACTCTTAGAGTTTAGAAAAGAGGATCTAAGAAATGAGATGATCACTGCTACATTTGGTCAGAGATTTGCCGGTGAATCTGCAGTGACCTTTATATGGACTGCCATACCTTACCGGATGGAATGGAGATATGGACTTGATTCCCACAAAGTTATTGCCATGGATGCTGGACATGTAGGCCAGAATATGTATCTAACCTGTGAAGCCATTGGTGCTGGAACATGTACCATAGGGGCCTATGATCAGGAATATCTTGATGAACTTTTGGGAGTAGATGGAGAAGATGAATTTGCAATTTACTTGGCAGCAGTAGGTAAAAAAGATTAA
- the tsaA gene encoding tRNA (N6-threonylcarbamoyladenosine(37)-N6)-methyltransferase TrmO, whose product MNLKPIGIIHSPYKKRGDAPRQGRNSENLSKIEVFPEFIKGLDNIGAYKNLIILYWQDRSSRDILKVIPPGQTEKRGVFATRAPSRPNPIAFCMVDLLETKDDILTVRGLDALDGSSLVDIKPHIPDLDCVK is encoded by the coding sequence ATGAATCTTAAACCTATAGGAATTATACATTCTCCCTATAAAAAAAGGGGTGATGCACCTCGACAGGGAAGAAATTCTGAGAATTTAAGTAAAATTGAAGTATTTCCTGAATTTATTAAAGGGTTAGATAATATCGGTGCATATAAAAATTTAATAATCCTCTATTGGCAGGATCGTTCATCCAGAGATATTTTAAAGGTTATTCCACCAGGACAAACAGAAAAAAGGGGTGTTTTTGCTACAAGAGCCCCTAGCCGGCCCAATCCAATTGCCTTCTGTATGGTTGATCTATTAGAAACGAAAGATGATATTTTAACAGTAAGAGGACTTGATGCACTTGATGGTTCTTCCCTGGTAGATATAAAACCGCACATACCTGACCTGGATTGTGTAAAGTAA
- a CDS encoding cyclase, producing the protein MKYKTLSYMIAENSPVHIGLKKPVIIPNNQISRGDGYNTFIITVENHSGTHIDAPGHFIKGAKNIMEYSATEFIFTNPLIIEIIKEERELIEIIDITDVDLDGFDCILFKTGFCRFRESDKEKYLTLNPGISPEVIEYIRKNFPKIRCMGIDSVSISPYADTETSIKSHITAFKEEESFGEPVLLIEDLDFNDISASDKIKTLIVCPWQIKNIDSAPCSIVAEIE; encoded by the coding sequence ATGAAATACAAAACACTTTCTTACATGATAGCTGAAAACTCACCAGTTCACATAGGACTGAAAAAACCAGTCATAATACCTAATAATCAAATATCAAGGGGAGATGGTTATAACACATTTATCATAACTGTTGAAAACCATTCAGGCACCCACATCGATGCCCCTGGACATTTTATCAAGGGAGCGAAGAATATAATGGAATACTCTGCCACTGAGTTTATTTTTACCAATCCATTAATCATTGAAATTATTAAAGAGGAAAGAGAACTTATAGAAATTATTGATATTACTGATGTTGATCTCGACGGTTTTGATTGTATACTATTTAAAACAGGATTTTGCAGGTTCAGGGAAAGCGACAAGGAGAAATATCTTACACTAAATCCTGGAATATCACCAGAGGTAATAGAATATATTAGAAAAAATTTTCCTAAAATCCGCTGCATGGGCATAGATAGTGTATCTATTTCACCTTATGCTGACACAGAAACATCCATAAAATCGCATATCACTGCATTTAAGGAAGAAGAAAGTTTTGGAGAACCTGTACTGTTAATTGAAGATTTGGATTTTAATGATATTTCTGCCAGTGATAAAATCAAAACCTTAATTGTCTGCCCTTGGCAGATAAAAAATATTGACAGTGCGCCATGTTCTATTGTGGCCGAAATTGAGTAA
- a CDS encoding pilus assembly protein PilF: MNKSNDNDNEKLEKVRSYLRAANEHLKMDEVRAAVYHYDRAIEVDPDNSRIWDNRGVALSRAKKFEEALESFEISLDLDPANSKAWINMGVTLATLKRFEEAINSFNHAIEIDGDDDEAWNNKGSALFSLERYEEALSCYDEALRLNPNNIMAWAGKGSTLRFMDKHEEAIECLEKFISLASSELSPQVEEAWSMIFNLKLQLNKE; encoded by the coding sequence ATGAACAAATCCAATGATAATGATAATGAAAAACTAGAAAAAGTCAGATCATATTTGAGAGCTGCCAATGAGCATCTTAAAATGGATGAGGTAAGGGCGGCAGTTTACCATTATGATCGAGCAATAGAAGTCGATCCAGACAATTCTCGAATCTGGGACAATCGGGGAGTGGCATTGTCTAGAGCCAAAAAATTCGAAGAAGCACTAGAATCCTTTGAAATATCTTTAGATCTAGATCCAGCAAATTCCAAGGCATGGATCAATATGGGTGTCACTTTAGCTACTCTTAAACGATTTGAAGAGGCTATAAACTCGTTTAACCATGCAATTGAAATAGATGGTGATGATGATGAAGCATGGAATAATAAAGGTTCGGCATTATTTAGTTTAGAAAGGTATGAAGAAGCACTTTCATGTTATGATGAAGCCTTGAGATTAAATCCCAACAATATAATGGCTTGGGCAGGTAAAGGTTCCACCTTAAGATTCATGGATAAGCATGAAGAGGCCATAGAATGTCTGGAAAAATTCATCAGTTTAGCTTCCTCTGAACTCTCACCCCAAGTTGAAGAAGCCTGGTCCATGATATTTAACTTAAAACTTCAGTTAAACAAAGAATAA
- a CDS encoding MBL fold metallo-hydrolase, which translates to MKINEEVHAIKIPFQIKMETGALLDRFVYVYLIYGKEAVYLIDSGVSSSQELICGYLKKTGKNCEDLALIIHTHAHPDHIGATKSLKEVSNLAIAIHPQETSWLEDTEKQFRERPVPGFHELVEGSVKVDMALEDHDVIELEENLHIEVIHTPGHSPGSISLIIPEKKVLFTGDALPVAGEMPIYDDFNESIDTLKKLKDLENIDFVLGSWDNPKTFKEAQKSIDDSIEYLEYIDQLVSEFKKENESIDASQLCKYVLKELALPESAANPLIYRSLKSHLKHI; encoded by the coding sequence ATGAAAATTAATGAAGAAGTTCATGCCATAAAAATACCATTCCAAATAAAGATGGAAACTGGTGCTCTACTTGATAGGTTTGTTTATGTTTACCTAATTTATGGCAAAGAAGCAGTATATCTTATTGACAGTGGTGTTTCATCATCTCAAGAACTAATTTGCGGTTATCTAAAAAAAACAGGGAAAAATTGTGAAGATTTGGCCCTTATAATCCATACCCACGCGCATCCTGATCACATTGGAGCTACTAAATCTTTAAAAGAAGTATCCAATTTGGCTATTGCCATTCATCCCCAAGAAACATCCTGGCTGGAAGATACAGAAAAACAGTTTAGGGAACGGCCTGTACCAGGATTTCATGAACTGGTTGAGGGATCAGTCAAGGTAGATATGGCCCTGGAAGATCATGATGTTATTGAATTAGAAGAAAATCTCCATATAGAGGTTATCCATACTCCAGGGCACTCCCCTGGCTCTATTTCACTAATAATTCCAGAGAAGAAGGTCCTCTTTACAGGGGATGCCCTACCTGTTGCCGGTGAAATGCCTATTTATGACGATTTTAATGAATCAATTGATACCCTTAAGAAGTTAAAGGATCTGGAAAATATTGATTTCGTCCTAGGATCGTGGGATAACCCTAAAACATTTAAAGAAGCTCAAAAATCAATAGATGATAGTATTGAATATTTGGAGTACATAGATCAACTAGTTTCTGAGTTTAAAAAAGAAAATGAGTCGATAGATGCATCCCAACTGTGTAAATATGTGTTAAAAGAGTTGGCTTTGCCAGAATCAGCAGCTAATCCTTTAATTTACAGATCACTAAAGTCACATCTTAAGCATATTTAA
- the bchH gene encoding magnesium chelatase subunit H yields the protein MGKKTLNGGRVFMKKILAITTINNTLSLKEAIDKIKKQYTDLLQIRKIYLEEYEDPAMPLDDIVKSINESDIIIIEIMGDVRLTRELPGLLEGKNKTVVVLAFGPSPLIHLLSMGKLKGLDLLQVFHEKGLNFDQYLQKSKENELREKTEELLDQDVMEDVKHWLQAREYYRQSESENLKNFLLFLLKNYTDIDGLKKIDDPAQNPSNGLYLPYQGIYHDLEDYKEKIDYNSEKPSIGVLFYSGMHFDDTRPLAEAIYEHLRDDANILVVFSNVEDNIKTINKYLQDIDLFINLQYFQINGGPLGGNPKHTIHYFQKENAPYIIGLRGYETNVHEWKKQEYELNPLEIILGVTLPELDGGIEPIFIAGLETVIDPEMGRVKFIKVLPDRIEKLAARIRKWLTLRKKENKYKHLAILTYNYPPGEENLGISGYLDVFSSLGIFLEKLHDKGYQIKLPEGKIKDLFLEEGGVNNPKYHQKSGLRFKTQDYISWFNQLPKIVQKSVISNWGEPPGDIMVEGDEIILPGFSLGNVFLGVQPSRGVHEDLANSYHDKNLPPHHQYLAYYCFLEEIFRADALLHFGMHGTLEFTPGKQVGLSSCCFPDLLIGTMPHIYYYWVGNTSESTIAKRRSYAQCISYASPPMKISGLYEDYLTLEELLNQYMEEKDEKTKNLIFEIADELHIPPKIDEISHEIYKMKRKLIPNGFHIMNRQIQGEDLINYLLGVLRMDREYPSILKLQAQHEGLIWENVKNTPMIVKVENRAKKIIEDVINGVATPWLPEGYGDYINEITSNIDNSKEAEGLLNALDGCYITPSRGGDPIRDPDVYPTGKAMYAFDPRQIPTVTAEIRGQRAAELLLDSYHKKYGQYPQRVGIVLWGFETMKTGGDSLATILALMGVRIKHQKGPWFKNLEIIPLDEIGRPRIDVTVTICGIFRDTLATHIEWINRAVRMVAHLEEPSGKNYVRQHYLEDQEELGNLALARVFGPAPTEYATSIRSLVENGNWQKEEELVENYRESMCYVYQEDGAQENVKAFNSAMEGVDLVSQERDNSEYEVTDLDHYYEFLGGLSSTIESQKGEQVEIMVVDSTEEEIHVENLAKTIQRATRTRLLNPNWIEGMLKHEFHGAQKVQNSLEHLLGFAATTHQVESWLFDEAADKLLFDDDMRKKIQENNPYAAVKMGETLLETEKRGYWRTNEEKIKELRNLIINMESNLE from the coding sequence ATGGGTAAAAAAACATTAAATGGAGGAAGAGTTTTTATGAAGAAAATACTTGCCATAACAACCATTAACAACACCCTCTCTCTCAAAGAAGCAATAGATAAGATCAAAAAACAATACACTGATCTATTGCAGATCAGGAAGATATACTTGGAAGAGTATGAAGATCCTGCCATGCCGCTGGATGATATTGTAAAGAGTATAAATGAATCTGATATAATAATAATAGAAATTATGGGTGATGTTCGCCTAACTCGGGAACTTCCTGGTCTTTTAGAAGGAAAAAACAAGACCGTGGTCGTTCTAGCTTTTGGGCCCAGTCCATTGATTCATCTACTTTCTATGGGTAAACTTAAAGGTTTAGATCTCCTACAAGTTTTCCATGAAAAAGGACTTAACTTTGACCAGTACTTGCAAAAAAGTAAGGAAAATGAGCTACGGGAAAAAACAGAGGAACTTCTAGATCAAGATGTTATGGAAGATGTCAAACACTGGCTTCAGGCCAGAGAATATTACCGTCAGAGTGAATCTGAAAACCTGAAAAATTTTCTCCTGTTCCTCCTTAAAAATTACACAGATATTGATGGTCTGAAAAAAATTGATGATCCAGCTCAAAACCCATCAAACGGACTTTACCTTCCCTATCAAGGTATCTATCATGATCTGGAAGATTATAAAGAGAAAATAGATTACAACTCTGAAAAACCAAGTATAGGAGTACTATTTTATAGTGGAATGCATTTTGACGACACCAGACCACTGGCTGAGGCCATCTATGAACATCTTCGAGATGATGCCAATATTTTAGTTGTATTCTCCAATGTGGAGGATAATATTAAGACTATCAACAAGTATTTACAGGATATTGACCTCTTCATCAACCTGCAGTATTTCCAGATAAATGGAGGACCACTGGGAGGAAACCCTAAACACACAATCCATTACTTTCAGAAAGAGAATGCGCCTTACATCATAGGCCTCAGGGGCTATGAAACCAATGTACATGAATGGAAAAAGCAGGAATATGAACTCAATCCACTGGAAATTATTTTGGGAGTAACTCTACCAGAACTGGATGGAGGAATTGAACCTATTTTTATAGCTGGCCTGGAAACTGTGATAGATCCAGAAATGGGGCGGGTAAAATTTATCAAGGTTCTGCCAGATAGAATAGAAAAACTGGCTGCAAGGATTAGAAAATGGTTGACATTAAGAAAAAAAGAAAACAAATATAAACATCTGGCTATTTTAACCTATAATTATCCTCCTGGAGAGGAAAATCTTGGCATTAGTGGCTATCTCGATGTTTTTTCCAGTTTAGGGATTTTTCTGGAAAAACTTCATGATAAAGGGTATCAGATAAAGCTTCCTGAAGGCAAGATTAAGGATCTTTTCCTGGAGGAAGGTGGTGTAAATAATCCTAAATATCACCAAAAGTCTGGTCTAAGGTTTAAAACTCAAGATTATATTTCATGGTTTAATCAACTCCCTAAAATTGTGCAAAAATCAGTTATTTCAAATTGGGGTGAGCCACCAGGTGATATTATGGTTGAAGGAGATGAAATTATTCTCCCGGGATTTTCTTTGGGTAATGTCTTTTTAGGAGTACAGCCCAGCAGAGGAGTTCATGAAGATCTGGCAAATTCGTATCATGACAAGAATTTACCACCTCACCATCAGTACTTGGCATATTATTGTTTTCTGGAGGAAATATTTCGTGCAGATGCGTTATTACATTTTGGAATGCATGGAACTCTGGAGTTCACCCCCGGAAAACAGGTCGGTCTCTCTTCTTGTTGTTTCCCTGATCTTTTGATTGGAACAATGCCCCACATTTATTATTACTGGGTGGGAAACACGTCAGAATCCACTATAGCAAAAAGACGCAGTTATGCCCAGTGCATATCATATGCATCACCACCTATGAAAATTTCGGGATTGTATGAAGATTATTTAACCTTGGAAGAGCTTTTAAACCAGTATATGGAAGAAAAAGATGAAAAAACAAAGAATTTAATTTTTGAAATAGCAGATGAACTTCATATACCCCCTAAAATTGATGAAATAAGTCATGAAATCTATAAAATGAAAAGAAAGCTCATACCTAATGGATTTCATATTATGAATAGGCAAATTCAGGGCGAAGATCTCATTAATTATCTGCTTGGAGTTCTTCGTATGGATAGAGAATACCCTTCTATCCTAAAATTACAGGCCCAACATGAAGGATTAATCTGGGAAAATGTAAAAAACACTCCCATGATTGTTAAAGTCGAAAATAGGGCAAAAAAGATTATAGAAGATGTAATAAATGGAGTGGCTACACCTTGGCTTCCAGAAGGATATGGAGATTATATCAATGAAATAACAAGTAATATTGATAACTCAAAAGAAGCAGAAGGACTTTTAAATGCTCTGGATGGATGTTATATCACGCCAAGCAGGGGTGGTGACCCAATAAGAGATCCGGATGTCTATCCCACCGGTAAAGCCATGTATGCATTTGATCCCCGTCAGATACCTACTGTAACTGCTGAAATTAGGGGTCAAAGAGCTGCTGAACTGTTGCTGGACTCGTATCATAAGAAGTATGGACAATACCCTCAAAGGGTGGGAATTGTTCTTTGGGGCTTTGAAACCATGAAAACAGGGGGTGATTCCCTGGCTACTATACTGGCCTTAATGGGCGTTCGAATTAAACACCAAAAGGGGCCATGGTTTAAAAATCTGGAAATAATACCCTTAGATGAGATTGGAAGGCCCAGAATAGATGTTACCGTCACCATTTGCGGAATTTTCAGGGATACCCTTGCCACCCATATAGAGTGGATAAATAGGGCCGTGCGTATGGTAGCTCATCTTGAGGAACCTTCAGGAAAAAATTATGTAAGACAGCATTATTTAGAGGATCAGGAAGAACTTGGAAATCTGGCATTGGCACGAGTATTCGGCCCTGCTCCAACTGAATACGCCACCAGTATAAGGTCACTGGTGGAAAATGGAAACTGGCAAAAAGAAGAAGAATTAGTAGAAAACTACAGAGAAAGCATGTGCTATGTCTATCAGGAAGATGGAGCTCAGGAAAATGTGAAAGCATTTAATAGTGCCATGGAAGGAGTAGATCTGGTCAGCCAGGAAAGAGATAACAGTGAATATGAAGTTACAGATCTGGACCATTACTACGAATTCCTGGGAGGTCTTTCCAGTACTATAGAAAGTCAAAAAGGTGAACAGGTAGAGATCATGGTGGTAGACAGCACCGAAGAGGAAATACATGTTGAAAATTTAGCAAAAACCATACAAAGAGCCACTAGAACCCGTCTTTTAAATCCTAACTGGATAGAAGGAATGTTAAAACATGAGTTTCATGGTGCACAAAAGGTTCAAAATAGTTTAGAGCATCTTTTAGGCTTTGCTGCAACAACTCATCAGGTGGAAAGCTGGCTGTTTGATGAAGCAGCAGATAAACTTCTCTTCGATGATGACATGCGGAAGAAAATCCAAGAAAACAATCCTTACGCTGCAGTGAAAATGGGAGAAACATTGCTAGAAACTGAAAAACGAGGTTACTGGAGAACAAACGAAGAAAAAATAAAGGAGTTGAGGAATTTAATAATAAATATGGAGTCAAATCTGGAATAA